TATGTAATGCTGACTATAGGCCCATCGCTTATGCCAGCCGTAGTTTAAACAAAGCCGAATGTCGATACCCAACTATAGAAAAAGAACTTCTAGCTATAGTCTGGTCGGTAAAATATTTTCGACCTTACTTGTATGGAAGAAAGTTTATTATAGAAACAGATCATAAACCATTAGAATTCTTGTATAATATGACAGATCCTTCCAGTAGGTTATTGAAATTTCGATTGTTACTAGACGAGTATGACTATGAGGTTGCTTATGTGAAAGGGCGCGACAATGTAGCTGCAGATGCATTGTCTCGCATAGAAACGACTAGTGAAGAATTAAAGGCGATGAATGAACATGTCGTGTCAGTGCTCACAAGGGCTCAAACAAGAAAACTTACTGAAAATTCTGGTAATCATACTTCGATGTCTAACATCCCTTAGAACAATTGGTCTGATCAACCGAGAGTTGTAGAGATGTTAAAACTACCGAAGGATTACACggaattaatatttgttaacgAGGAAGAATGGAAGAAGGTTAAAAAGTGTGTGTCAGTAGATAGAGGAGATTATGCGTATTCGTCGTCTGACCGTActatatttgtaaaactgtttaCCCAATCGCAGCGTACACGAGCTGTCTCTGTGAGGGAAATGGAAATCTTTTGTAGGgaattaaatattgacactgTGTACAGTATAAAAGATgactacaatattaaaataattaaagagctagctcaatatataaataaattacctaagAGGTCCGGACCCCGCTTATGCGTAATAAGAGGTATTAAAAAGATTATAGACGACGATACAAAGAGAGTTATATTGAATGATTATCATATTCTACCTACAAGTGGACACGCAGGGATAAGGcgtatgataaataatatacgtaaaaaatatttctgggCAGGATTAGAACGCGATGttaccaattttattaaaaaatgtactaaatgtCAAAGATATAAGTATTTGAATGCTGTAAAAGAACCCATGGTAATAACTGATTGCGGTAACTCCGCTTTCGATAAGGTATATTTAGATTTGGTAGGTCCTTTAttacaagataataattatagctATATTTTAACGCTGCAGTGCGATCTCACAAAATATGTCGAAGCATATCCGATAGCGGCTAAAGACGCGTGCACGGTGGCTACATCattggtaaataattttatacttagaCACGGTATCCCCAGACAGATCGTAACTGATCGAGGAACTGAATTTATCAACTCGACGATGCAAGAggtatgtaaaattttaaatataactcaTTTACCATCCACAGCTTTTCACCATGAAACATTAGGGTCATTAGAAAATAGTCATaaacatttaactttttatttgagAATGCAAGTCAATAGTCAAAGTCAGGGATGGAGCTCATgggtaacataataataataataaatcatttatttcaagctacaatggctcatagatatataccttacaaactaacatatatattaagtatatcatattgttattagtaaataaaactttagaCTATGTTAGTAGCACTTCACTTAAACACAGTGTCGTTGGTGCTATCCTGTGGTATAAGTCCGCGGAAGCGACGGAATACCACGTCCTGAGGCCAAAAGTCCTCCTTCATGACGAGGGGCAGCACGTCGTTTGGGACGCGCACCACGAACGACTTGAATCCGACGTTACGGCGCGCCTCCAACAGCTGCACCCTCATCTGGTACTTGGTCCTCTTACTGATATACGTCACGACATCCTCCTTCTTGGTGAGGTAGTGTAAGCGTGAGACGTACACCGGTGTGGTCGGTATCGCGGCTCTTAAGCACGGTGTTGGCTCTTTAGGAGCCGTACCGCTGCGATTCTGGGTTCGTGTGGTGCGCTTTTTTCTTTGAACCTTCACGAAACCCTCGTCGTCTTCGTTCCCATTCCCCGTATCCTTTGGTAGGAATTTAGCTTTGGGAACAGCAGTGCTCGCCGTAACGCTCGCAAAGTCTCTTATTTGAGTCTTCACGGGGGCTGCAGGCCGTGGCAGCGGGACGGGGCGAGCGGTTCGCGCGACGTCACACGGTGATGTCACAGGGGCAGGTGCGGGGGTGGGGGGCGCGGGGGCGCTGCACTCCACAGTACGCGACGGATGCGCTGGCGTCGAATATGCTGACGCAGAGTTCAACGACGGCAAATCGATGACTCGCCGGCACGTGTTGACATTCGATGCATCGGGTGTTGACCTAGAAACCGACACCTCATTGCGCAAatcgtttatttctttactCAAATCGGTGACGGTATTCTGGGATGCATCTAACTTCACTAACACATCCGCAAGGCTGGCCTTCAGCGACACGATGTCCTTCAGAAGGCTGGTTACATCGACGTGGTCGAAGGTGACAGGGGGCAGCTTGTGCAGCTCCTTCACCACAAACGTCGGCACATCGTCGGGATCAGTCTCCtttagtagcgtgatgatatctTGGATGCTCTTCTTTGTCCCGTCACGCCGGCGGGACACCATCTTGTCGCGCTTATTCAGCGTCGTGAACAAAAGCAGCTTGGCAGCTGCAATGTCCTCTTCACTGAAGTTACTCGCACATATCTGGATGGCTGACACTTCATCCATCACATCCAGTTTTTGCTGCAAAAACGCCAGTAACTCATTCGCAATAAGTTGTGTACCCATCGCGAAAAATACACCGTACGAGTTAGTATTCGGTAAACAatgtaatatacctactaaCCTCACAACAACAATAGATCCTGTGTATAATTTTGATGACTATGCCATAGAACTTAAGTATCGTTTACAAAAGTCGCAAATTGAAGCCAAAAATAATCTTGGAATTTGTCAAACATTAAGAAAATCTAAATATGACAAAAGTATAAATCCTGTAATCTATGAAAGTGGagatttgatattaataaaaaattaaaattgtaacaaacttGATCCATTGTATTTAGGTCcatttttagttataaaagATGTATCGCCAAATGTAATAATTTCAGTAAATGGTAAAGAAAAAACTGTGCATAAAAATAGAACTaggctttataataatacatagcaACTAAGAAATCCATAACACTTTTACTTGTAACTGTACCGTATcaatatatgttattataatcaaGAGCTCaatgataattattgtttacaCTTTTATGAGATGAAGTAGGTGCTagatacatatatgtatttgtaataaaaacattaggTATAGTCGTGAACTGTAATCGTATTGTTGTAAGATGTACTCGTTTTACCTATGAGATCATAACCATTAGAGTAGAAATGGaatgttatacttattatatttgtttatagaaaaaaaatgtatctataacttacattttttttttgtttttggtagGGCGTGTGACGTAGATATAAGGTTCATATATAATACTTGTACCAAATATATGTTTGATGCAGTAATAAACCAACCTTAGTGGCAAACACATATATTATCTCTTTTATTTCTACTATAGTGTCCCGTCCTTAcacatgactgacggtattgaaggcgttcgagaaatcaaccaaagccaccacggtgactttagtgTCCTGCATGCCCGCCCTTATATCaccagtcactttaaggagtgcagatgtagtgctgtgacctggtctgaacccagattcaagtgggttaagcaagttgttgtttaacacaaactgtgtcaattgcttgtgcacacaggcctcaagcgctttggagaggaaagggagaatcgATATGGGTCGGAAGTGGGCTGGACTCGatggatttgggattttaggtaacgggataatgtaggctttgcgccacaaagAAGGAAAAGAACCACAGGTAAgtgagaaatttatgatatgggaaatggcggggagcaggtgatccaatACCGTGACGATCATATGCCGACTGTCATCgtcagcgcctactgcattggACTTAATAGACAGGATTACCTTTttaatatcttccggtgttactggagtAAAACAGAAGGGATCAAAGTTGGGTCGGGGTAAATTATTTACCGAACGGACAGTGTTGCACGTGGTTTGGTGATCTAGAAGTACGGTCGAAGTGAAATGAAGATTaatgtcatccaaaccaaccgtgcactgaGAAACGATACTTCGGTGTTTGCCGATACCTAGGGTCCCtaggaacctccagatatcggccgggGAAGGGGGAGAAAGATTACtgagaatgtgtcggcgtttagcatTGCGTACCATCTGCATCTGTTTCttgcaactttgaactgaaCTCAGTTGTCGTCAAAGCGGTCTCTGCGGAACTTTGCGAATGCCCTATCCCTACGCCTCATGGCAATGCGAACTCCCtcagtcatccagggagcaggcggTCGTTTACGTCTCACTCTTCTGATTGGCGCGTGAACGTCAAACAGCCTAGTGACAGCGGTGTTAAAAATTGCGATTTTATCGTCAATTGTAGGGGCTGACGTTAGCTGCTCCCACCCGATGTTAGCAGCATCCCCACACAATTTAGCTATGTCCATACGCCCAAAACAGCGCCTGAACAGAACCTTAGGATGGGGTTTGGGAGGTTTGAGGATGTAGGATAGGTATATAAggtcgtgatgagagaaaccGGGAGCAGGGTATTGACCAGAAACGAAGACAAGGGCGGGAGTAGATATCATCATTAAGTCCAACCAGGTATCATCGCCATCGGTATTGTGATGAGTGGCATTCAGCGGAAGGATGTGTAGACTGGCGGACTCaatgatgtctaggagtttacaggaacggGGTGACCCAGaggaaagttttttttttttcctttaaaaaaaaaatctatagtaATAGTAGGTCACCCAAGTGGATAacaaaaggtataaaaaattgttgcaaaaataaaagacaactcaAGAGTATGtgttatcaaaaacaaaatatacacatcagggctaaatacataaattataataaaatactaagaaagtgttttgtttcatcAAAAAAGTATGCTAATctcaaatacatacaaaattctaaaaataaaggtTTATCTACTTGgaatataattaacaataaatcagACTCAGTTAGAACTCATAAACAGATCGATTccataaattataacaatgaaataataactgATCCTATCAGAGTTGCGAATGCTTTTAACGACACATTTATTACAGTTTCCAAAGATAAAAATGATACAAGGCAGCCGAATATAGACAAtgtatttaatcatttaaacgggaatagtaatagtatttttttgcgCCCTTGCACCCCATCCGAAATCTTTAGAAttattaaatctttaaataacaAGAAATCAGTGGGATATGATGAGGTTTCCACTTATGTCTTAAAATCTTGTGCTGAATTAATATCTGACATTTTATGTCATTTAATAAATCTATCATTATCAAACGGAATCTTCccagataaattaaaaatttcaattGTTAAACCACTCCATAAAAAAGACTGCACTCtagatgtaaataattataggcCCATCACCCTTATACCCATTCTGTCTAAAGTATATGAAAAGGTAATGCATTCCAGACTATgtgagtttttaaataaaaataaaattattaaagaagAACAGAATGGCTTTCAAAAGGGTAAGTCTACCACACTTGCAGCTCATTCTCTAGTTAAGTCTATAACggaaaatatagataaaaaacaGCCAGTCACTGTGGTCTTTCTAGATATGAGCAAGGAATTTGATCTAGTTAATTTTGAAAACTTGCTAGATAAGTGTGAACGTTACGGTATCCGCGGTCCGGCTCTGGATTGGCTACGGAGCTACCTCTTAGATAGAACACAGTGCGTGGAAGTGTCCCGCATTGATAAAAATCTCATATCTGCGACATATCGATctagttttaaatgtaatagGGCGGGAGTACCGCAAGGTAGTGTCTTGGGGCCACTTCTTTTCCTGTTATACATAAATGATTTACCAAGTGTGACTACTCATAGATGTATACTCTTTGCTGATGATGTGTCAGTGGTCATACCTCAAATTAAAGATGTGAATCACGAGGAAACAGTATACATTacactaaataatatattaaagagGCTTACACATAACGACTTAAAAGTGAATGTAGCTAAAActaaattcatacattttataaattatcaaCAAATTCCAACACATATTGACATCACCCTTGaaggaattaaaataaataaagttagcaATATAAAATTCTTGGGTATCACTTTAGACGAACATTGCAATTGGAAATTACATATAGAGTCAGTATGCAACAAGCTCGGTAGATTTGTATATGCTTTGAGATAATTAAAGAAAACAGCCAATGATGCAGCAGCTCTTACTGCGTATCATCGTCATGTAGGATCCGTTTTTAAATACGGACTGCTACTATGGGGTAACTCAACGCATATTAGTAGAGCGTTTATAATGCAGAAAAAGTGCATCAGAGCGATATGTGGAGCAGGGCCTTTTGAAACTTGTAGACCACTATTTAGGAAGTTGGGCATTTTAACTTTGGTGTCTATGTATATAATGGAGATAGGAATGTTTGTCAGGAAACATCCACATCTGTTTGCTAAAGTAAgggaaaattataaatacaaatcgAGGGACCCAACCAAATTAAAGGTTGTCGCATGTAGAAGTAcctattataaacaaaacagcCAAATGATGTGCATAAAAGTGTATAATCATATTCCACGGGTATTCAGGGAACttcctttattaaaattcaaatctcACCTAAAAAAATGGCTAATTGAGAATTGCTTCTATACAATTAAtgagttttttaattttaagcctaattaataaattataatgattataacATCAATTGTTTAAGTATAACATTGATTATGATGtattatgataatgatttaattaatgaaGCCCTAGTTATGTATGGTAATTTAATctcatattattttgtcaattttgaaaattttgacattcatttataattaatattcgaCATTCTAATTGTGAGGACATTGTAACTATTGtgattgatatttaattattatgaagtatGTCATAGTGTTATTTAATCGTATATtgtaaaaacttgtaaaatactaaattttcGCATGCCTACTAAGGGTGAGATGCTTGTACCAACCTACAATGTAACAACTTTTGTGTAATCATCTCCtacgaataaaatatctttatctttatctttaaagGAGATCGGTATTAAGATCGCCCATGGTGATGTGATGTGAGTAATTggaccctaaagattccagcacTAATTCAATACTAGAGAAATAATCGATGGATGGGGGACAGTATATTACGTCAAGGAGGATTTTTGCTCCTTTGACCCAAACCTCCAGGAAAAGAAATTCGGCCGAAGCAGAGTAGTTGGGACAAGAAGAAGTCAGAATTTGGTAAGGGAAGTCACTTCTGAGGTAGATAGCGACACCACCCCCTCTCCTGTCTAGCCGATCATTACGGATGAGAGTGAATCCAGGGAGCGAGTAAGAAGTTGAGGgtaggtgaggtttgagccaagtctctgaaatcaggacagcatgaacgtcagcatcagcgaATGCCTCCTGCAGGTCACTATAATGGCTAGGGACGCTTTGCGCATTTATGTGACAGACGTTCGAGTGATTATTCGTAGAACAATCAAAAGTCCCTCGCACAAAGCGTGCCTTTCGTGGAGCTAAAGCTGTCGCTCGAGGATATACTAAAATCGTCAGGAGAAACAAAAGCATCATCATCATACAtagtaaaaaaagaataaatattatataatatattaaataaatatcttaaaataattataataatgaaaaaagtgaaaaaataatacggtgcaaattgcatctctgcaccacccgccagctaacattggaagaaaaaattaaacaagtattcaagcagaaaaaaaaacagtaaacaaaatcTTACATCTAGACACACGTTTCTGAACGAACAGTTAAAAGTCAAATGCTGTCAGTTTGACAACTGGCAACCATTCGAGCCCGTCATTGTCATGTGTCAAAATGTGAGTGTAAGAAACATTACGTGTGTGCctaaaccaaaacaattatGAAGAGGGTATACATGAAATCCAACGTTCCAAGCTGTAAGTAACGCAACATACGGATCGTAAGCAAATACTTTACCATACAGCTCGGCACCGTTtctcaatatttattacgtttatGTACATatcatttatgtttatgtatttacactcatattgcttatttatcttattatttaattgtacactctttcttaactcactttccttcctcttttaaacacctttgtaattatctctgcatcgccctaaggtagactggcagaaaatgcccctggcattaagtccgcctttataaaAATTTGTACAttgagtttaaataaaacaaaaataaaaacctcgctatgttttgcagtcggttagctcacagaat
The nucleotide sequence above comes from Anticarsia gemmatalis isolate Benzon Research Colony breed Stoneville strain chromosome W, ilAntGemm2 primary, whole genome shotgun sequence. Encoded proteins:
- the LOC142985888 gene encoding uncharacterized protein LOC142985888, which produces MGTQLIANELLAFLQQKLDVMDEVSAIQICASNFSEEDIAAAKLLLFTTLNKRDKMVSRRRDGTKKSIQDIITLLKETDPDDVPTFVVKELHKLPPVTFDHVDVTSLLKDIVSLKASLADVLVKLDASQNTVTDLSKEINDLRNEVSVSRSTPDASNVNTCRRVIDLPSLNSASAYSTPAHPSRTVECSAPAPPTPAPAPVTSPCDVARTARPVPLPRPAAPVKTQIRDFASVTASTAVPKAKFLPKDTGNGNEDDEGFVKVQRKKRTTRTQNRSGTAPKEPTPCLRAAIPTTPVYVSRLHYLTKKEDVVTYISKRTKYQMRVQLLEARRNVGFKSFVVRVPNDVLPLVMKEDFWPQDVVFRRFRGLIPQDSTNDTVFK